The Lacipirellula parvula genome window below encodes:
- a CDS encoding DUF11 domain-containing protein produces the protein METISAPAPRRLVSRLIPWTLASGVFAGGGFGVYHFAVPATAPRGDQQAVEAVDPFAAPASAGQSEQIKQLFAAGPESAAYPAEASNNRYAAAPMPAPQAPVAAPDADEVDTPRSAAELAPAQNPFAAAAPVDMTPNAAEVTRGQEPGPNKLRTASHTAPVSETPAPSAEAAAPSNPVALSSNPFQSGGRYGEAAPAPAPAPEASAAAANAAAAFGPAETTPAPHEPTLAETPAPAPAATPIPAEFQPQPAPEIQSYHADAPAPAAVAAAEPTMAAPPANPFGAQAAAPMEVASRTEPSFANEVSQSANQLRAQHHAPASAAAEQPAAQHPAALQPSTDITPTPTPGLAAADGSGQPGSRDLEGLQSPAITIQKQTPTEIQVGRPCNFAVRVQNNSKQTVQGVQVHDEVPLGTQLVGTAPKAQVAGSRVQWDLGAMAPGEERIVEMQLLPKTEGELGSVATVTFAAQASAKVRCTKPELALRLTAPPRVMAGEKQLVQIEVSNPGSGEATGVMLLETIPAGVSHEAGPALEFEVGSLLPGASKQLDLLLTAEEAGRIVNTMTARADASLEVQASCEFEVVAPALKVSIDGPKMRYLDRPATYTVNIENPGTASAKELEIITKLPPGLKFKEANNHGEYDAKSHSVHWSLAELPANERGTIQLTALPVEPGQHTVQVATRADRGLEDRTETSLTVEGLVALSFEVKASEGAVEVGRDTSYEITVVNQGSKAAANVQVQVVMPQGLRGVAGNGATQSQVLQDRIAFAPIPQLAPRAEAKFQVQLQGLQAGDQRAKIMVLADEVTEPITKEQSTRVYSDQ, from the coding sequence ATGGAAACCATCTCCGCACCCGCGCCGCGCCGTCTCGTCAGCCGCCTCATTCCCTGGACGCTCGCGTCGGGAGTCTTCGCCGGCGGCGGCTTTGGCGTCTACCACTTCGCCGTGCCGGCCACGGCGCCGCGCGGCGATCAGCAAGCCGTGGAGGCCGTCGACCCCTTCGCTGCTCCCGCTTCGGCAGGACAGAGCGAGCAAATCAAACAACTCTTCGCCGCCGGCCCCGAGTCTGCCGCGTATCCAGCCGAAGCATCAAACAACCGTTACGCTGCCGCGCCCATGCCGGCTCCGCAAGCGCCAGTCGCTGCGCCCGACGCCGACGAAGTCGACACGCCGCGCAGCGCCGCCGAACTCGCCCCCGCTCAGAATCCCTTCGCCGCCGCGGCCCCGGTCGACATGACGCCGAACGCGGCCGAAGTCACCCGCGGCCAAGAGCCCGGCCCGAACAAGCTCCGCACCGCCTCGCACACCGCTCCTGTGAGCGAGACGCCGGCCCCCTCGGCTGAAGCCGCGGCGCCGTCGAATCCGGTGGCATTGTCATCGAACCCATTCCAATCGGGCGGCCGCTACGGCGAAGCCGCCCCGGCGCCGGCCCCCGCTCCCGAAGCGAGCGCCGCCGCAGCCAACGCTGCCGCCGCCTTCGGCCCCGCCGAGACGACGCCCGCGCCCCACGAACCAACGCTCGCCGAAACGCCAGCCCCAGCCCCTGCCGCGACGCCGATCCCGGCGGAGTTCCAACCACAGCCCGCGCCGGAGATTCAGTCGTACCACGCCGACGCTCCGGCTCCCGCCGCCGTTGCCGCTGCTGAACCGACAATGGCCGCGCCGCCGGCGAACCCCTTCGGCGCTCAAGCCGCCGCGCCGATGGAAGTCGCTTCCCGCACTGAGCCGTCGTTCGCCAACGAAGTCTCGCAATCCGCGAATCAGCTTCGCGCTCAACATCACGCCCCCGCAAGCGCTGCGGCCGAGCAACCGGCCGCCCAACATCCCGCGGCACTGCAACCGTCAACCGATATCACGCCGACGCCAACTCCCGGCCTCGCCGCCGCCGATGGTTCGGGCCAACCGGGCAGCCGCGACCTCGAAGGGCTGCAAAGCCCCGCGATCACTATCCAAAAGCAAACGCCGACTGAAATCCAAGTCGGCCGTCCGTGCAACTTCGCCGTCCGCGTGCAGAACAACAGCAAGCAAACGGTGCAGGGCGTGCAGGTGCACGACGAGGTGCCGCTCGGCACGCAACTCGTCGGCACGGCGCCCAAGGCGCAGGTCGCCGGCTCGCGCGTCCAGTGGGATCTCGGCGCGATGGCGCCAGGCGAAGAGCGTATCGTCGAGATGCAACTCCTGCCGAAGACCGAAGGCGAACTAGGCAGCGTCGCCACCGTGACGTTTGCCGCGCAAGCCTCAGCGAAGGTCCGTTGCACGAAGCCTGAACTCGCCCTGCGCCTCACCGCGCCGCCGCGCGTGATGGCTGGCGAGAAGCAGCTTGTCCAAATCGAAGTCTCGAACCCCGGCAGCGGCGAAGCGACCGGCGTCATGCTGCTCGAAACGATCCCGGCCGGCGTCTCGCACGAAGCGGGCCCGGCGCTCGAGTTCGAAGTCGGCTCGCTACTACCAGGCGCTTCGAAGCAACTCGACCTGCTGCTCACCGCCGAGGAAGCGGGCCGCATCGTCAACACGATGACCGCCCGCGCCGACGCGAGCCTCGAAGTCCAAGCGAGCTGCGAGTTCGAAGTCGTCGCCCCCGCGCTCAAGGTTTCAATCGACGGCCCGAAGATGCGATACCTCGATCGCCCGGCCACCTACACCGTCAACATCGAGAACCCCGGCACCGCCTCGGCTAAGGAACTGGAGATCATCACGAAGCTGCCGCCAGGGCTGAAGTTTAAGGAAGCGAACAACCACGGCGAGTACGACGCCAAGTCGCACAGCGTCCACTGGAGCCTGGCCGAACTCCCCGCCAACGAGCGCGGCACGATCCAGCTCACGGCGCTCCCCGTCGAGCCGGGCCAGCACACCGTGCAAGTCGCCACCCGCGCTGACCGCGGCCTGGAAGATCGCACCGAAACGAGCCTCACCGTCGAAGGTCTCGTGGCTCTTTCGTTCGAAGTGAAGGCCTCGGAAGGCGCCGTCGAAGTCGGGCGCGACACCTCGTACGAGATCACCGTCGTCAACCAAGGTTCGAAGGCTGCGGCGAACGTCCAAGTGCAGGTCGTGATGCCGCAAGGCTTGCGGGGCGTAGCCGGCAACGGCGCCACGCAATCGCAAGTGCTGCAAGACCGCATCGCGTTCGCGCCGATCCCGCAACTCGCGCCGCGGGCTGAAGCGAAGTTCCAGGTCCAGCTCCAAGGCCTGCAAGCGGGCGATCAACGCGCGAAGATCATGGTGCTCGCCGACGAAGTGACCGAGCCGATCACGAAGGAACAGAGCACGCGGGTGTACTCTGATCAGTAA
- a CDS encoding PSP1 domain-containing protein, with product MPKYVVRHGVMRNLSVLGTRSGETFARGMQVIIRTQRGIETGEVLCEATEHVVSNMTDPKGGQILHEQSEEDKREIRRLAEQEEREHKLCRDCIAQLQLDMKLIDIERLFGGERVVVYYLAEDRIDFRQLVKDLAKEFQTRIEMRQIGVRDEAKLLADYGDCGKPVCCNTHLSEMPPVSMRMAKLQKATLDPSKISGRCGRLKCCLRYEFDVYQELQKDLPPVGAQIITNKGKAQVLAQEILAGQLLVQMEDMRRIMIDASDVMTVLSRSGGGGRGKPKPAHGAQEQTEDNGGGVAQAERPADETPGNEE from the coding sequence ATGCCCAAGTACGTCGTGAGACATGGCGTCATGCGAAACCTGAGCGTGCTCGGCACGCGATCAGGCGAGACCTTCGCGCGCGGCATGCAAGTCATCATCCGCACCCAGCGCGGCATCGAGACCGGCGAAGTCCTCTGCGAAGCGACCGAGCACGTCGTCTCCAACATGACCGATCCCAAGGGGGGTCAGATCCTCCACGAGCAATCGGAAGAGGACAAGCGCGAGATCCGTCGTCTCGCCGAGCAGGAAGAACGCGAGCACAAGCTCTGCCGCGACTGCATCGCGCAGCTGCAACTCGACATGAAGCTGATCGACATCGAACGCCTCTTCGGCGGCGAGCGCGTTGTCGTCTACTACCTCGCTGAAGACCGCATCGACTTCCGCCAACTCGTCAAGGATTTGGCGAAGGAATTCCAAACCCGCATCGAGATGCGCCAGATCGGCGTCCGCGACGAAGCGAAGCTGCTGGCCGACTACGGCGACTGCGGCAAACCGGTCTGCTGTAACACCCACCTGTCGGAAATGCCGCCTGTATCGATGCGGATGGCAAAGTTGCAAAAGGCGACGCTCGACCCCAGCAAAATTTCGGGCCGCTGCGGACGGCTAAAATGCTGCCTCCGCTATGAGTTCGACGTCTATCAGGAGCTGCAAAAAGACTTGCCGCCCGTGGGGGCCCAGATTATCACGAATAAAGGGAAGGCTCAGGTGCTCGCCCAGGAGATCTTGGCGGGCCAGCTTCTCGTGCAGATGGAAGACATGCGTCGAATCATGATCGACGCGTCCGACGTGATGACCGTCCTCAGCCGCAGCGGCGGAGGCGGTCGCGGCAAACCGAAGCCAGCGCACGGAGCACAAGAGCAAACAGAAGACAACGGCGGCGGCGTAGCCCAGGCAGAGCGACCGGCCGATGAAACGCCGGGCAATGAAGAGTAA
- a CDS encoding prenyltransferase/squalene oxidase repeat-containing protein, with protein sequence MRIVALLFAASLIINSLDTASAQSATAAAPTAQQLVDRGVEFLRKSQADDGSFSKQAGPGITAIVATGLLENGIPASDPTVAKALDYLKTFARTDGAIAAEGSKYSNYETCMAIRAFKKANGAGKYDELLKNAGAYVKHIQWDSDEDHPESSDFYGGAGYGGHARPDLSNTTFLLDALQALDTPADDEAVQRALVFVSRCQNLPSKYNETKFPALNPDGGFYYTIAQGGSSQAGALPNGGLRSYGSMTYAGLKSMLYAGVDKDDPRVKAAVEWLQQHYSLEENPGMGDSGLYYYFHTFAKALSAYGESSFAEKDGDKHDWKSELVAALAARQKDDGSWANANERWLEADPNLATGYVLLALSYAK encoded by the coding sequence ATGCGAATCGTCGCTCTTCTCTTCGCAGCATCGCTGATCATCAACTCGCTTGATACAGCGTCCGCCCAATCGGCGACGGCCGCCGCGCCGACCGCCCAGCAACTCGTCGACCGCGGCGTCGAGTTCCTGCGCAAGTCGCAAGCCGACGACGGTTCCTTTAGCAAGCAAGCCGGCCCCGGCATCACGGCGATCGTCGCGACTGGCCTCCTGGAGAACGGCATCCCCGCGAGCGATCCCACGGTCGCCAAAGCGCTCGACTATTTGAAGACCTTCGCCCGCACCGACGGCGCCATCGCCGCCGAAGGGTCGAAGTACAGCAACTACGAAACCTGCATGGCGATCCGCGCGTTCAAAAAGGCGAACGGCGCCGGCAAATACGACGAGCTGCTCAAGAACGCCGGCGCCTACGTGAAGCACATTCAGTGGGACAGCGACGAAGACCACCCCGAGTCGAGTGACTTCTACGGCGGAGCAGGTTACGGCGGGCACGCTCGCCCCGACCTCTCGAACACCACCTTCCTGCTCGACGCCCTCCAAGCGCTCGACACGCCCGCCGACGACGAAGCGGTGCAGCGGGCCCTCGTGTTCGTCTCCCGCTGCCAGAACCTGCCGAGCAAGTACAACGAAACAAAGTTCCCCGCGCTCAACCCCGACGGCGGCTTTTACTACACGATCGCCCAGGGAGGTTCGAGCCAGGCCGGGGCGCTCCCCAACGGCGGCCTCCGCAGCTACGGCTCGATGACCTACGCCGGCCTGAAGAGCATGCTTTACGCCGGAGTCGACAAGGACGACCCGCGCGTGAAAGCAGCCGTCGAGTGGCTGCAGCAGCACTACTCGCTCGAAGAGAATCCGGGCATGGGCGACTCGGGCCTCTACTACTACTTCCACACGTTCGCCAAAGCGCTGAGCGCCTATGGCGAGTCGTCGTTCGCCGAGAAAGATGGCGACAAGCACGATTGGAAGAGCGAACTCGTCGCAGCGCTGGCCGCCCGCCAGAAAGACGACGGCAGCTGGGCCAACGCGAACGAACGCTGGCTCGAGGCCGATCCGAACCTCGCCACGGGCTACGTGCTGCTAGCACTCTCCTACGCGAAGTAA
- a CDS encoding dienelactone hydrolase family protein gives MNAQSPAAPAVTNADLFEALEFKGADGEVLKYRLLKPIDFDAKAKEKYPLVLFLHGAGERGDDNERQLIWGGKELGDETLRRRYPAFVLVPQCPNDAVWAQIRWNGDEAKPDKMSGPLGLSLELIESLKKEYPIDENRLYAVGLSMGGFGTWDLLERKPGYLAAAVPICGGGDPKNVGAYKSTPIWVFHGDADDVIKPELSREMIAALKAAGGTPIYTEYPGVGHNSWSPTFENRGTWDWLFAQRKSD, from the coding sequence ATGAATGCTCAATCGCCTGCTGCTCCCGCTGTAACGAACGCCGACTTGTTTGAAGCTCTTGAGTTCAAGGGCGCCGACGGCGAGGTGTTGAAGTACCGGCTGCTGAAGCCGATCGACTTCGACGCCAAGGCGAAGGAGAAGTATCCGCTCGTGCTGTTCCTGCATGGCGCCGGCGAACGCGGCGATGACAACGAACGGCAGCTCATCTGGGGCGGCAAGGAACTCGGCGACGAAACGCTGCGGCGCCGTTACCCGGCGTTCGTGCTCGTGCCGCAATGCCCGAACGATGCGGTGTGGGCGCAGATTCGTTGGAACGGAGACGAAGCGAAGCCCGACAAGATGAGCGGGCCGTTAGGGCTGTCGCTCGAGCTGATTGAATCGCTGAAAAAGGAGTATCCGATCGACGAGAATCGGCTCTACGCCGTGGGCCTCTCGATGGGGGGCTTCGGCACGTGGGATCTGTTGGAGCGGAAGCCTGGCTACCTGGCCGCGGCGGTTCCGATTTGCGGCGGCGGCGATCCGAAGAACGTCGGAGCGTACAAGTCGACGCCGATCTGGGTCTTCCACGGCGACGCCGACGACGTGATCAAGCCGGAACTCTCGCGCGAGATGATCGCCGCGCTCAAGGCAGCGGGCGGCACGCCGATCTACACCGAGTACCCCGGCGTGGGGCACAACTCCTGGTCGCCGACGTTTGAGAATCGGGGGACTTGGGATTGGTTGTTTGCTCAGCGTAAGTCTGATTAA
- a CDS encoding Minf_1886 family protein: protein MLDPAHPIAELLRHDRRYHFDAYVFVFESLRFAQEKMGLGVDPDFDADDSDEQPERHVTGQQLCEAMRRYAHQQYGYLAKQVLNHWGIRRTGDFGEIVFNLIEIGQMRKTPDDRREDFDDVFEFDEGFQHSFQISAADAFEEPRS from the coding sequence ATGCTTGACCCCGCTCACCCGATTGCCGAACTGTTGCGGCACGACCGGCGTTACCACTTCGACGCCTACGTGTTCGTCTTCGAATCGCTGCGCTTCGCCCAAGAGAAAATGGGCCTCGGCGTCGATCCCGACTTCGATGCCGACGACTCGGACGAGCAGCCCGAACGCCACGTCACCGGGCAGCAACTCTGCGAAGCGATGCGCCGTTACGCCCACCAGCAGTACGGCTACCTCGCCAAGCAGGTCCTCAACCACTGGGGCATCCGCCGCACCGGCGACTTCGGCGAGATCGTCTTCAACCTGATCGAGATCGGCCAAATGCGCAAAACGCCTGACGATCGCCGCGAAGACTTTGACGACGTCTTTGAATTCGACGAAGGCTTCCAACACAGCTTCCAAATCTCGGCGGCCGACGCCTTCGAGGAGCCGCGGTCGTGA
- a CDS encoding YhdH/YhfP family quinone oxidoreductase, which produces MSSQNHFPCLMVRRNAAGAVACGVEQLTIDDLPPGDVLIQVSASSFNYKDALACRAHEGIVRSLPHVPGIDAAGRVVETTSSDFRPGDPVLVTGYDLGSAAWGGYSAFIRVPAAWVVRLPAELTAEEAMTYGTAGFTAAQCVERIVNHGITPADGEIVVTGATGGVGSLAVALLAKLGYTIAAVTGKPEQTPLLRELGATSILARDEVADATDRPLLKGRWAAAVDTVGGKVLATLLRSTAYRGCVTACGLVAGDQLPLTVYPFLLRGVTLYGIDSAKCPRTPRLEIWRRLATEWKLEHLERLRREITLSQVPAAVEEMLAGQTHGRTLVRPHV; this is translated from the coding sequence ATGTCGTCACAAAATCACTTCCCCTGCCTCATGGTCCGCCGCAACGCCGCCGGCGCCGTCGCGTGCGGCGTTGAGCAACTCACGATCGACGACCTCCCGCCGGGCGACGTCCTCATCCAAGTGAGCGCCTCGTCGTTCAACTACAAAGACGCACTCGCCTGCCGCGCGCACGAGGGGATCGTCCGGTCGCTGCCGCACGTGCCGGGGATCGACGCCGCCGGCCGCGTCGTCGAAACCACCTCATCCGATTTTCGCCCCGGCGATCCGGTCCTCGTCACAGGCTACGACCTCGGCTCCGCCGCCTGGGGCGGGTACAGCGCGTTCATTCGCGTCCCCGCCGCGTGGGTCGTCCGCCTGCCCGCCGAGCTCACCGCCGAAGAGGCAATGACCTACGGCACCGCCGGCTTCACCGCCGCTCAGTGCGTCGAGCGCATCGTCAATCACGGCATCACGCCCGCAGACGGCGAGATCGTCGTCACTGGCGCCACGGGCGGCGTCGGTTCGCTCGCGGTCGCACTCCTCGCGAAGCTCGGCTACACAATCGCCGCCGTCACCGGCAAACCGGAACAAACGCCGCTCCTCCGCGAACTCGGCGCCACGTCGATCCTCGCTCGTGACGAGGTCGCCGACGCCACCGATCGCCCGCTTCTGAAAGGCCGCTGGGCCGCCGCCGTCGACACCGTTGGCGGCAAGGTGCTGGCAACGCTGCTGCGAAGCACCGCCTACCGCGGCTGCGTCACCGCCTGCGGGCTCGTTGCGGGCGACCAACTGCCGCTCACCGTTTACCCATTTCTCCTCCGCGGCGTCACCCTCTACGGCATCGATTCCGCGAAATGTCCCCGCACGCCCCGCCTGGAGATCTGGCGGCGCCTCGCTACGGAGTGGAAACTAGAACACTTGGAACGCCTCCGCCGCGAGATCACCCTCAGCCAAGTCCCCGCCGCCGTCGAAGAGATGCTCGCCGGCCAAACGCACGGCCGGACGCTGGTACGACCGCATGTTTAG
- a CDS encoding co-chaperone GroES, which produces MKVVPLGDKLVVKRLESAEKTAGGILLPDAAREQPQQGRVLSVGDGLMLPDGTRAPHEVNEGDRVVFSSYSGAEVTIDEEKLLILNADDILAIVR; this is translated from the coding sequence ATGAAAGTTGTCCCCCTGGGCGACAAGTTAGTTGTGAAGCGTCTCGAGTCGGCGGAGAAAACGGCGGGCGGAATTCTGCTCCCCGACGCGGCGCGCGAACAGCCGCAACAAGGCCGCGTCCTGAGCGTCGGCGACGGCCTGATGCTGCCCGACGGCACCCGCGCCCCGCACGAAGTGAACGAAGGCGACCGCGTCGTCTTCAGCAGCTACTCGGGCGCCGAGGTGACGATCGACGAGGAGAAACTGCTGATCCTCAACGCGGACGACATCCTGGCGATCGTCCGCTAG
- a CDS encoding penicillin acylase family protein gives MHATLRIFLCALCVLCAEAFPAFITAAEPDALPTAGELAPHVTIHRDEFGLAHVIGDDDEATIFGYGYVQAEDYFWQVEDVYILALGRYSEVHGPQGINSDLLNRAFEIVPRSQRDFAALDRKSQRLYAAFVAGINHFLAMHPEVKPRMIERFEPWHVLAYFRQVALELSFRFTGLSDEFLPRRNPQIWAATGSNGWVVNGARSASGHPLLMASPHMPWFGFTQLMESHLQSKGGVDGAPWNFIGAGFYGSPTPAMGHNDRLGWTLVTNRPDIADLWRVKFSDPQQPLAYEYGNDYRQAEEWTETIRVRKSTGLEDRRHLFRKTHHGPIVQREDDRTMLAARISGLFEAVPMRQALGMMRAKNQAEFRTALAPMQMLFMNIVYADADGNSWFLYNGRIPRRNPRFDWSQPVDGADPAAEWLGVHELEELPQVSNPGAGFLQNCNSTPFQVTDGGNPQPQDFPKYMVGDGEVRNRRSLRSLELLRGVNKITFADWQRLAFDTEVYWARQELPKYAAELEKLKAADPKAAEQVRPYLEHLLAWDGRITADSTAATLCTAWYELLYGPSYPGETMRAQFVDKPEKQLAALVRAAEGLVDFHGDWKVPYGELYRSQRTSRVADLTDARFVDGGPSLPCIGGHGPMGVALTQYYSPSIDIPLVISQRKRYGMAGVSYLAAWEFAPEGVRGASLVPFGVSGDPRSPHYFDQSKLLAEQRLKTERFTEAQVLRHAVRSYRPGEEVTPAMPKTE, from the coding sequence ATGCACGCGACTCTCCGCATTTTCCTCTGTGCTCTCTGTGTGCTCTGTGCTGAAGCATTCCCGGCATTCATCACGGCCGCCGAACCAGACGCGCTCCCCACCGCCGGCGAGCTTGCTCCGCACGTCACCATCCACCGCGACGAGTTCGGCCTCGCTCACGTCATTGGCGACGACGACGAAGCGACCATCTTCGGTTACGGCTACGTTCAGGCCGAGGATTACTTCTGGCAAGTCGAAGACGTCTACATCCTCGCCCTCGGCCGCTACAGCGAAGTCCACGGTCCGCAGGGGATCAACTCCGATCTGCTGAACCGCGCGTTCGAGATTGTTCCCCGCAGCCAGCGCGACTTCGCCGCGCTCGATCGCAAGTCGCAGCGACTCTACGCGGCGTTCGTGGCGGGGATCAACCACTTCCTCGCGATGCATCCCGAAGTCAAACCGCGCATGATCGAGCGGTTCGAACCGTGGCACGTCCTTGCGTACTTCCGGCAAGTCGCGCTCGAGCTTTCGTTCCGCTTCACCGGTCTCTCCGACGAGTTCCTGCCGCGCCGCAATCCGCAAATTTGGGCCGCCACTGGTTCGAACGGCTGGGTCGTCAACGGCGCCCGCAGCGCGAGCGGCCATCCGCTGTTGATGGCGAGCCCCCACATGCCGTGGTTCGGCTTCACGCAGCTCATGGAGTCGCACCTCCAGAGCAAGGGGGGCGTCGACGGCGCCCCGTGGAACTTCATCGGCGCCGGCTTCTACGGTAGCCCCACCCCGGCGATGGGCCACAACGATCGCCTCGGCTGGACGCTCGTCACGAATCGCCCCGACATCGCCGACCTATGGCGGGTGAAGTTCAGCGATCCGCAGCAACCGCTCGCCTACGAGTATGGCAACGACTACCGCCAGGCGGAGGAGTGGACCGAAACGATTCGCGTCCGCAAGTCGACCGGCCTCGAAGATCGCCGCCACCTCTTCCGCAAGACGCATCACGGCCCAATCGTCCAGCGCGAAGACGACCGGACGATGCTCGCCGCACGGATCTCGGGTCTGTTCGAAGCGGTGCCAATGCGGCAAGCCCTCGGCATGATGCGGGCGAAGAACCAAGCCGAGTTCCGCACCGCGCTCGCGCCAATGCAAATGCTGTTCATGAACATCGTCTACGCTGACGCCGACGGCAACTCGTGGTTTCTCTACAACGGCCGCATCCCGCGCCGCAACCCGCGGTTCGATTGGTCGCAGCCGGTCGACGGCGCCGACCCCGCGGCCGAGTGGCTCGGCGTGCACGAACTCGAAGAGCTGCCGCAAGTCTCGAACCCCGGCGCCGGCTTCTTGCAGAACTGCAACTCGACGCCGTTCCAAGTGACCGACGGCGGCAACCCCCAGCCGCAAGACTTCCCCAAGTACATGGTCGGCGACGGCGAGGTTCGCAATCGCCGTTCGCTCCGCTCGCTCGAACTGCTCCGCGGCGTCAACAAGATCACGTTCGCCGACTGGCAGCGACTCGCGTTCGACACCGAAGTTTACTGGGCTCGCCAGGAACTGCCGAAGTACGCCGCCGAACTCGAAAAACTAAAAGCAGCCGATCCAAAGGCGGCTGAGCAAGTGCGACCTTACCTCGAACACCTCCTCGCGTGGGATGGCCGCATCACCGCCGACTCGACCGCAGCGACGCTTTGCACCGCGTGGTACGAACTCCTCTACGGCCCCAGCTACCCGGGCGAAACGATGCGTGCGCAGTTCGTCGACAAGCCAGAGAAGCAACTCGCCGCGCTCGTGCGAGCCGCAGAAGGGCTCGTTGATTTCCATGGCGATTGGAAGGTTCCGTACGGCGAACTCTACCGCTCGCAGCGAACCTCGCGCGTCGCCGATCTCACCGACGCCCGCTTCGTCGACGGCGGCCCAAGTCTCCCCTGCATCGGCGGCCACGGCCCGATGGGCGTCGCGCTCACGCAGTACTACTCGCCGAGCATCGACATCCCGCTGGTGATCTCGCAGCGCAAACGATACGGCATGGCGGGCGTCTCGTACCTCGCCGCGTGGGAGTTCGCCCCCGAGGGCGTCCGCGGCGCGAGCCTTGTCCCCTTCGGCGTGAGCGGCGACCCGCGCTCGCCGCACTACTTCGACCAATCCAAACTGCTGGCCGAGCAACGATTGAAGACCGAACGCTTCACCGAAGCCCAAGTGTTGAGGCATGCCGTCCGCAGCTACCGCCCGGGCGAGGAAGTGACTCCCGCGATGCCTAAAACAGAATGA